In Struthio camelus isolate bStrCam1 chromosome 4, bStrCam1.hap1, whole genome shotgun sequence, a genomic segment contains:
- the PPP1R3B gene encoding protein phosphatase 1 regulatory subunit 3B, producing the protein MHCTRVLDYFPHKQAMAVDIAMQLYLCPSPLRREKRACKIAPKPIKPLRPCIQLNSKTELSRPEEAANSFTENKVKKKVSFADSRGFALTMVKVFSEFDDPLDIPFNITELIDDIVGLTTVEKDSFVLDFVQPSVDYLDFRNRLQADCVCLENCTLKERSIVGTVKVRNLAFEKTVKIRMTFDTWKSYVDYPCQYVKDMYEGSDRDTFSFDISLPEGIQSHERVEFAVSFECNGKVYWDSNKGTNYRIIRSELKSAQEAFRPSGGPDFGSAFDQFGSPRCSYGLFPEWPSYSGYEKLGPYY; encoded by the exons ATGCACTGCACAAG AGTTTTAGACTACTTTCCTCACAAACAAGCAATGGCTGTGGATATAGCAATGCAGCTGTACCTGTGCCCTTCACCTTTGCGAAGAGAGAAGCGTGCCTGCAAAATTGCTCCAAAGCCAATTAAACCGCTGCGGCCCTGTATCCAGCTGAATAGCAAGACTGAGCTGAGCAGACCAGAAGAGGCAGCAAACTCCTTCACAGAAAACAAGGTGAAGAAGAAGGTGTCATTTGCAGATAGCAGAGGCTTTGCTCTGACAATGGTAAAGGTGTTCTCAGAATTTGATGATCCCCTAGATATTCCTTTCAATATCACTGAGCTGATAGATGACATCGTGGGGCTGACAACAGTTGAGAAAGACAGCTTTGTCCTGGATTTTGTTCAGCCCTCTGTGGACTACTTGGACTTCAGAAACCGACTTCAGGCAGACTGTGTGTGCCTTGAAAACTGTACACTAAAGGAGCGGTCTATTGTGGGCACAGTGAAGGTGAGGAATCTTGCTTTTGAAAAGACTGTGAAGATCAGGATGACATTTGACACCTGGAAAAGCTATGTAGACTACCCATGCCAATATGTCAAGGATATGTATGAGGGGTCAGACAGGGACACGTTTTCCTTTGACATCAGCTTGCCAGAGGGAATTCAGTCCCACGAAAGAGTCGAGTTTGCCGTCTCCTTTGAGTGTAATGGGAAAGTGTACTGGGACAGCAATAAGGGCACAAATTACAGGATCATACGATCAGAACTGAAGTCCGCCCAGGAAGCGTTTCGCCCTTCAGGCGGCCCTGACTTTGGAAGCGCCTTTGACCAGTTTGGGAGTCCCCGGTGCTCCTATGGCCTGTTTCCCGAGTGGCCAAGCTACTCGGGCTATGAGAAGTTAGGGCCTTACTATTAA